In Nakamurella antarctica, the following are encoded in one genomic region:
- the nusG gene encoding transcription termination/antitermination protein NusG, which yields MSTPDQPVSDEQEFAADASTAAGASLADSDSSDGSIDYSEAESEGLLVPDASDLAAAELADVSEPVIEAAVDGEPDPTAEMRQALARAPGDWYVVHSYSGYEKKVKANLENRIKSLDMEDFIFQIEVPEEEVTEIKNGQPKKVLRRVYPGYILVRMELTDGSWSAVRNTPGVTGFVGANSKPSPLSINDVVKILAPVAPKKASDKANSSGRAPVITEVDYSVGESVTVMDGPFATLPATINEINADQQKLKVLVSIFGRETPVELTFSQVSKL from the coding sequence ATGTCGACCCCCGACCAGCCCGTAAGCGACGAGCAGGAATTTGCTGCCGACGCCAGCACGGCCGCCGGTGCGTCGCTGGCTGACAGCGATTCCAGCGACGGATCGATCGATTACAGCGAAGCCGAATCCGAAGGTCTGCTGGTCCCCGACGCGTCAGATCTAGCCGCGGCCGAATTGGCTGACGTTTCTGAGCCCGTCATCGAAGCTGCAGTAGATGGTGAGCCCGACCCCACCGCAGAAATGCGTCAGGCCTTGGCTCGAGCACCGGGCGACTGGTACGTAGTGCACTCTTACTCTGGGTACGAGAAGAAGGTCAAGGCCAACCTCGAGAACCGCATCAAGTCCCTCGACATGGAGGATTTCATCTTCCAAATTGAGGTCCCGGAAGAAGAAGTCACCGAGATCAAGAACGGTCAGCCCAAGAAGGTCCTGCGTCGGGTCTACCCCGGTTACATTTTGGTCCGGATGGAACTGACCGATGGCTCTTGGTCAGCGGTGCGGAACACCCCTGGCGTCACCGGCTTTGTCGGCGCCAACTCCAAACCTTCGCCGTTGTCCATCAACGACGTCGTCAAGATCTTGGCCCCGGTTGCCCCGAAGAAGGCATCCGACAAGGCCAACTCGTCCGGGCGCGCCCCGGTCATCACTGAGGTCGACTATTCGGTCGGCGAGTCGGTCACGGTCATGGATGGCCCGTTCGCCACCCTGCCGGCGACTATCAATGAGATCAACGCTGACCAGCAGAAACTGAAGGTCTTGGTGTCCATCTTCGGACGTGAGACCCCGGTGGAGCTGACATTCAGCCAGGTCTCGAAGCTCTAA
- the secE gene encoding preprotein translocase subunit SecE, with amino-acid sequence MSKDREGHEDDNLDPTAGAEAADSIASGAEPSNDARADEVAAEEVAEHDFVAEHDFVAEGADADLANPETLTPDVYEVEAEIDEEAAEEGVAPDSHIDLTKAEAEFDGVDSTVEAEFEAAAVGAAAGAGSNRAAARRAGARSGVTEKKGVATRARDTEEGRDNPFSRLGRFVREVIAELRKVIWPSQKQMVTYTIVVITFLIFMVALVAGLDLLFHFGVKEIFG; translated from the coding sequence GTGAGCAAGGATCGGGAAGGGCATGAGGACGATAACCTCGACCCCACCGCTGGTGCTGAGGCAGCTGACAGCATCGCTTCCGGCGCTGAGCCGTCGAATGATGCACGAGCGGACGAGGTAGCAGCAGAGGAAGTTGCCGAGCACGATTTTGTTGCCGAGCACGATTTTGTAGCTGAGGGCGCCGACGCAGACTTGGCCAACCCTGAGACACTCACCCCCGACGTGTACGAAGTCGAGGCTGAAATCGACGAAGAGGCAGCAGAGGAAGGCGTCGCGCCCGACTCGCACATCGACCTGACGAAAGCCGAAGCCGAATTTGACGGGGTGGATTCCACCGTTGAAGCCGAGTTCGAAGCCGCCGCTGTCGGCGCCGCGGCAGGAGCAGGTTCCAACCGAGCCGCCGCACGCCGCGCTGGGGCTCGCTCCGGTGTAACGGAGAAGAAGGGTGTGGCCACCCGCGCCCGCGACACCGAAGAGGGGCGCGACAACCCGTTCTCGCGCCTGGGTCGGTTCGTCCGCGAGGTAATCGCTGAGCTCCGCAAGGTGATCTGGCCCAGCCAGAAGCAGATGGTGACTTACACGATTGTCGTCATTACGTTCCTTATCTTTATGGTCGCATTGGTTGCCGGGCTCGATCTCCTGTTCCACTTTGGTGTCAAGGAGATTTTCGGTTAA